One window from the genome of Natronomonas pharaonis DSM 2160 encodes:
- a CDS encoding alkaline phosphatase family protein — protein MGLFDRLRGGDGPRVAFFGIDGVPYSLVADNEETFENLTAIAENGGGGAIDSIVPPESSACWPALTTGVNPGETGVYGFQDREVDSYDTYVPMGQDVQAKRLWTRVNDTGREATVLNVPVTFPPNRDIQRNASGFLSPGLKKAAYPDELRETLEDLDYKIDVNAKLGHKEDKSAFIEDAHRTLDARFEAFKHYIEQDDWHLFFGVFMTTDRVNHFLYKDYVTDGEYKEEFLEFYAKLDQYLGELRSLLSEETTMVVASDHGFMQLDHEVNCNVWLEENGWLSFDDDDHNSLSDIADDTRAYSLIPGRFYLNLKGREPNGTVPQDEYESVRSELKADLEAMEGPDGKPVADRVVTKEDAFRGDHDDIAPDLVVIPNTGFDLKSTFKGGEKVFTTGPRNGMHSFEDACLFVDDKQATIKNADLYDITPTILKLLDIETDRNEFDGASLV, from the coding sequence ATGGGACTGTTCGACCGGCTTCGCGGCGGGGACGGGCCGCGGGTCGCTTTCTTCGGCATCGACGGCGTACCGTATTCGCTGGTCGCCGACAACGAGGAGACGTTCGAAAACCTCACCGCTATCGCTGAAAACGGCGGCGGCGGAGCCATCGACTCCATCGTCCCGCCGGAGTCGAGCGCTTGCTGGCCGGCGCTGACGACCGGCGTCAACCCCGGCGAGACGGGTGTGTACGGCTTTCAGGACCGTGAGGTCGACAGCTACGACACCTACGTACCGATGGGACAGGACGTACAGGCAAAGCGGCTGTGGACCCGCGTCAACGACACCGGGCGCGAGGCAACCGTGCTAAACGTTCCCGTGACCTTCCCGCCGAACAGGGATATCCAGCGGAACGCCAGCGGCTTTCTGTCGCCCGGGCTGAAGAAGGCCGCCTATCCGGACGAACTCCGAGAGACGCTTGAGGACCTCGATTACAAGATTGACGTTAACGCGAAACTCGGACACAAGGAGGACAAATCGGCGTTCATCGAGGACGCACACCGAACGCTCGACGCCCGGTTCGAGGCGTTCAAACACTACATCGAGCAGGACGATTGGCACCTCTTTTTCGGCGTCTTCATGACCACCGACCGGGTCAACCACTTCCTCTATAAGGACTACGTGACCGACGGCGAATACAAAGAAGAGTTCCTCGAGTTCTACGCCAAGCTCGACCAGTACCTCGGCGAGCTACGGTCGCTACTGAGTGAGGAGACGACGATGGTCGTCGCCTCCGACCACGGGTTCATGCAGCTAGACCACGAGGTTAACTGCAACGTCTGGCTTGAGGAGAACGGCTGGCTCTCCTTTGACGACGACGACCACAACAGTCTCAGCGACATCGCCGACGACACCCGTGCCTACTCGCTCATCCCTGGGCGGTTCTATCTCAACCTCAAGGGTCGGGAGCCGAACGGGACGGTGCCGCAGGACGAATACGAGTCGGTCCGGTCGGAGTTGAAAGCCGACCTCGAAGCGATGGAGGGGCCGGACGGAAAGCCGGTCGCCGACCGCGTCGTGACGAAGGAGGACGCCTTCCGCGGCGACCACGACGATATCGCACCCGACCTAGTCGTCATCCCGAACACCGGCTTCGACCTGAAATCGACGTTCAAGGGCGGCGAGAAGGTCTTTACCACCGGGCCGCGGAACGGCATGCACAGCTTCGAGGACGCGTGTCTCTTCGTCGACGACAAGCAGGCGACTATCAAAAACGCCGACCTCTACGACATCACCCCGACGATACTGAAGCTTCTGGACATCGAGACCGACCGCAACGAGTTCGACGGCGCGTCGCTGGTGTAG
- a CDS encoding DUF7310 family coiled-coil domain-containing protein — MPPRDHDRDAIERRLEAVERALAEDEQPDRVDRLDELETRVAELEAAVRALRGYVGSVRAINDDVERRADRALRKAEAVERTVDPTEPSGDSAAGEGSAEDEADATEHAADAPTATGRLQRLRDHL, encoded by the coding sequence GTGCCACCGCGAGACCACGACCGCGACGCCATCGAGCGGCGGCTGGAGGCGGTTGAGCGAGCCCTCGCCGAAGACGAACAGCCGGACCGGGTCGACCGCCTCGATGAGCTTGAAACCCGCGTCGCTGAACTCGAAGCGGCCGTGCGGGCGCTCAGGGGATACGTCGGCTCCGTCCGGGCGATAAACGACGACGTAGAGCGACGTGCCGACCGTGCCCTCCGAAAGGCCGAAGCCGTCGAACGGACCGTGGACCCGACGGAGCCGTCTGGGGATTCGGCTGCCGGCGAGGGGTCCGCCGAAGACGAAGCAGATGCCACCGAGCATGCTGCCGACGCTCCGACGGCCA